A stretch of Maniola hyperantus chromosome 15, iAphHyp1.2, whole genome shotgun sequence DNA encodes these proteins:
- the LOC117988896 gene encoding putative inorganic phosphate cotransporter isoform X2: protein MSVTILAMTKDNDYGYKVFDWSQSTRDMILSSFFWGYIVLQIPAGMFVGRFGGRLIILVSMLMTGVINLVLPYAAVKGGWQAVCGCRIVMGLFQGILYPSLHGLLGQWAPVEERSRMGTIVYSGAQLGTIIEMMIAGVLCDSSWGWPSVYYLAGATCLAWSVLWFVWGASNPSTSRWISKEEMKYIESSAGSHDINEQKKMPTPWKGILTSLPFWSILLAHSGQSLGFWTLLTEMPSYMDKVLGVDIKSNGLLSALPYVAMYILSFVFSWCAELIVNRNICSLATCRKIFNTIAFWGPAASLLALSYIPAGHLSLAVVMLTLTVGLNGAHYVGFLISHIDLSPNFASTLMGITNGCGNIFSILAPLSVSFVVTDETSAADWRKVFFISIAFYFLTNLFFILFMSDKVQPWNEPRHNATVEDGVKKSEKTKSTKKEKTGEHKF from the exons GTATTCGACTGGAGCCAGTCCACTCGGGACATGATCTTGTCTTCGTTCTTCTGGGGCTACATCGTGCTGCAGATTCCTGCTGGGATGTTCGTCGGCCGCTTCGGAGGCCGCCTCATCATCCTGGTGTCCATGCTCATGACCGGAGTTATCAACCTCGTCTTGCCTTATGCTGCTGTTaag GGAGGTTGGCAGGCGGTGTGTGGATGCAGGATAGTCATGGGCCTCTTCCAAGGCATACTGTACCCCAGTCTTCACGGACTGCTGGGGCAGTGGGCGCCAGTGGAGGAGAGGAGTCGGATGGGAACTATTGTATATTCTG GTGCTCAGCTAGGAACGATCATAGAGATGATGATCGCCGGAGTGCTGTGCGACAGCAGCTGGGGCTGGCCGTCGGTGTACTACCTGGCCGGAGCCACGTGCCTGGCGTGGTCGGTGCTGTGGTTCGTGTGGGGCGCCTCCAACCCCAGCACCAGCCGCTGGATCTCCAAGGAGGAGATGAAGTACATCGAGAGCAGCGCTGGCTCGCATGACATCAACGAGCAAAAG AAAATGCCGACACCATGGAAAGGAATCTTGACTTCCCTGCCCTTCTGGTCCATCCTCCTGGCGCACAGCGGGCAGAGCCTTGGTTTCTGGACGCTGTTGACGGAGATGCCTTCTTACATGGACAAAGTTCTTGGAGTTGATATCAAGAGC AATGGTCTCCTGTCAGCATTGCCGTACGTGGCCATGTACATCCTCAGCTTCGTGTTCAGCTGGTGCGCGGAGCTCATCGTCAACAGGAACATCTGTTCCCTCGCCACCTGCAGGAAGATCTTCAATACCATTG CATTCTGGGGCCCTGCAGCGTCACTGCTCGCCCTGTCCTACATACCCGCTGGTCACTTGTCACTTGCGGTGGTGATGCTTACCCTCACGGTGGGGCTCAACGGTGCCCATTATGTCGGCTTCTTG ATCTCCCACATCGACCTGTCTCCGAACTTCGCCAGCACGCTGATGGGCATCACGAATGGCTGCGGGAACATCTTCTCCATCCTGGCGCCGCTGAGTGTGTCCTTCGTCGTTACTGATGAG ACAAGTGCCGCAGACTGGCGGAAGGTGTTCTTCATCAGCATCGCGTTCTACTTCCTCACCAACCTGTTCTTCATCCTCTTCATGTCGGACAAGGTGCAGCCCTGGAACGAGCCCCGACACAACGCTACTGTCG agGACGGAGTGAAGAAATCCGAAAAAACCAAATCGACGAAGAAGgaaaagacgggagagcacaagttttga